One Salvia splendens isolate huo1 chromosome 22, SspV2, whole genome shotgun sequence DNA segment encodes these proteins:
- the LOC121786629 gene encoding uncharacterized protein LOC121786629 — translation MYVGLAKLIAEEFPQSEHRFCVQHIYNNFKKRFVGENFKERLWEIASSTTLEHYVDKMNALQTEYPLAHQWLSGVAPKEKWVKAFFSPHTCCDVLLNNICETFNSKIALAREKAIISMLEDIRTSQMERIQIRGHWIKSYTHAVPPVIKELVDKWYARASSWRATWNGQSSYQVTGPSGQYVVNMRDFTCSCRLWQLTGISCTHAVTTINKNDDDVMRFASRYYLKSTMIVLYENVIYPSMGWTIGPSLLLLMCWNWRPRGQSDSVVGRGNGDVRSPRFVFMRT, via the exons ATGTACGTG GGGCTTGCAAAATTGATTGCTGAGGAATTCCCACAAAGCGAGCATCGCTTTTGTGTGCAGCACATttacaacaatttcaagaagagatttgttggagaaaatttcaaagaacGGTTGTGGGAGATTGCCTCGAGTACCACCCTCGAACATTATGTGGACAAGATGAATGCTTTGCAGACCGAGTATCCCCTAGCACATCAGTGGCTTTCTGGAGTTGCTCCCAAAGAAAAGTGGGTCAAGGCATTTTTCTCTCCACACACTTGTTGTGATGTGCTCCTGAACAACATTTGTGAGACATTCAATTCGAAGATTGCATTGGCTCGAGAGAAAGCAATTATCAGCATGTTGGAGGATATTCGAACAAGTCAAATGGAAAGAATTCAGATCAGAGGCCATTGGATCAAAAGCTACACTCACGCAGTCCCTCCTGTTATCAAGGAGCTTGTTGACAAGTGGTACGCGAGGGCGTCATCGTGGAGGGCTACATGGAACGGACAGTCTTCGTACCAAGTTACTGGGCCGTCTGGCCAATATGTAGTCAATATGCGTGATTTCACATGCTCCTGCAGATTGTGGCAGCTAACCGGAATCTCATGCACGCATGCTGTCAcaacaatcaacaagaatgACGACGACGTGATGCGATTCGCCTCCCGATATTATTTGAAGTCCACAATGATCGTGCTATACGAGAATGTCATTTACCCATCAATGGGGTGGACAATTGGCCCAAGTCTACTTCTGCTGATGTGTTGGAACTGGCGCCCCCGAGGACAAAGCGACAGCGTGGTAGGCCGAGGAAACGGAGACGTGAGGAGCCCCAGATTCGTCTTCATGCGGACGTAG
- the LOC121786202 gene encoding probable UDP-arabinose 4-epimerase 2 isoform X1, giving the protein MHEVGVTHVLVTGGAGYIGSHAVLRLLRDSYRVTIVDNLSRGNMGAVRVLQGLYPEQGRLQFIHADLGDANAVEKIFTENAFDAVLHFAAVAYVGESTSEPLRYYHNITSNTLLVVKAMAARGVKTLIYSSTCATYGEPDTMPITETTPQVPINPYGKAKKMAEDIIIDFSKTKDMAVMILRYFNVIGSDPEGRLGEAPRPELREQGRISGACFDAARGIIPGLKVRGTDYKTRDGTCVRDYIDVTDLIDAHVKALAHARPGKVGIYNVGTGKGLSFVTCSSTISWGIGLKRVCVKIGSSVKEFVEACKKATGASIKVEYLSRRPGDYAEVYSDPSKILRDLNWSAKYTDLEQSLSVAWGWQKAHHNGYDN; this is encoded by the exons ATGCACGAGGTAGGCGTGACACATGTCCTAGTGACGGGAGGTGCAGGCTACATCGGCTCCCATGCTGTTCTTCGCCTTCTCAGAGATTCGTACCGTGTGACTATTGTG GACAATCTTTCTCGCGGAAACATGGGGGCCGTTAGAGTCCTCCAAGGGCTGTATCCGGAGCAAGGGAGACTTCAGTTCATACATGCTGATCTAGGAGATGCAAATGCT GTGGAGAAAATCTTTACAGAGAATGCCTTTGATGCTGTGCTGCATTTTGCTGCTGTTGCTTATGTTGGCGAGAGCACTTCCGAACCTCTAAG GTATTACCATAATATCACATCAAATACATTGCTAGTTGTGAAGGCAATGGCGGCTCGTGGTGTGAAAACATTGATCTACTCAAGCACTTGCGCGACTTATGGAGAGCCCGACACGATGCCCATCACAGAAACCACCCCACAA GTCCCCATCAATCCGTATGGTAAGGCCAAGAAAATGGCGGAAGACATAATTATCGACTTCTCAAAGACAAAGGACATGGCTGTCATGATCTTAAG GTACTTTAACGTGATTGGCTCGGATCCCGAGGGAAGGCTTGGAGAAGCTCCACGGCCCGAGCTACGAGAGCAAGGGAGGATATCCGGGGCTTGCTTTGACGCAGCCAGGGGAATCATACCCGGGCTCAAG GTGAGAGGGACTGATTACAAGACTAGAGATGGGACTTGCGTAAGGGACTACATCGACGTGACTGACTTGATAGACGCGCATGTGAAAGCCTTAGCCCACGCGAGGCCTGGGAAAGTCGGGATCTACAACGTTGGAACGGGAAAAGGTCTGTCATTTGTTAcatgtagtagtactattagttGGGGGATTGGACTAAAAAGAGTTTGTGTGAAGATAGGTAGTTCAGTGAAGGAATTCGTGGAGGCGTGCAAGAAGGCGACCGGGGCGAGCATAAAGGTGGAGTACCTTAGCCGACGGCCAGGGGACTATGCGGAGGTTTATAGCGACCCTTCGAAGATTTTGAGGGACCTCAACTGGTCGGCTAAGTACACGGACCTGGAGCAGAGTTTGAGCGTTGCTTGGGGATGGCAGAAGGCGCATCACAACGGCTACGATAATTGA
- the LOC121786202 gene encoding probable UDP-arabinose 4-epimerase 2 isoform X2 translates to MHEVGVTHVLVTGGAGYIGSHAVLRLLRDSYRVTIVDNLSRGNMGAVRVLQGLYPEQGRLQFIHADLGDANAVEKIFTENAFDAVLHFAAVAYVGESTSEPLRYYHNITSNTLLVVKAMAARGVKTLIYSSTCATYGEPDTMPITETTPQVPINPYGKAKKMAEDIIIDFSKTKDMAVMILRYFNVIGSDPEGRLGEAPRPELREQGRISGACFDAARGIIPGLKVRGTDYKTRDGTCVRDYIDVTDLIDAHVKALAHARPGKVGIYNVGTGKGSSVKEFVEACKKATGASIKVEYLSRRPGDYAEVYSDPSKILRDLNWSAKYTDLEQSLSVAWGWQKAHHNGYDN, encoded by the exons ATGCACGAGGTAGGCGTGACACATGTCCTAGTGACGGGAGGTGCAGGCTACATCGGCTCCCATGCTGTTCTTCGCCTTCTCAGAGATTCGTACCGTGTGACTATTGTG GACAATCTTTCTCGCGGAAACATGGGGGCCGTTAGAGTCCTCCAAGGGCTGTATCCGGAGCAAGGGAGACTTCAGTTCATACATGCTGATCTAGGAGATGCAAATGCT GTGGAGAAAATCTTTACAGAGAATGCCTTTGATGCTGTGCTGCATTTTGCTGCTGTTGCTTATGTTGGCGAGAGCACTTCCGAACCTCTAAG GTATTACCATAATATCACATCAAATACATTGCTAGTTGTGAAGGCAATGGCGGCTCGTGGTGTGAAAACATTGATCTACTCAAGCACTTGCGCGACTTATGGAGAGCCCGACACGATGCCCATCACAGAAACCACCCCACAA GTCCCCATCAATCCGTATGGTAAGGCCAAGAAAATGGCGGAAGACATAATTATCGACTTCTCAAAGACAAAGGACATGGCTGTCATGATCTTAAG GTACTTTAACGTGATTGGCTCGGATCCCGAGGGAAGGCTTGGAGAAGCTCCACGGCCCGAGCTACGAGAGCAAGGGAGGATATCCGGGGCTTGCTTTGACGCAGCCAGGGGAATCATACCCGGGCTCAAG GTGAGAGGGACTGATTACAAGACTAGAGATGGGACTTGCGTAAGGGACTACATCGACGTGACTGACTTGATAGACGCGCATGTGAAAGCCTTAGCCCACGCGAGGCCTGGGAAAGTCGGGATCTACAACGTTGGAACGGGAAAAG GTAGTTCAGTGAAGGAATTCGTGGAGGCGTGCAAGAAGGCGACCGGGGCGAGCATAAAGGTGGAGTACCTTAGCCGACGGCCAGGGGACTATGCGGAGGTTTATAGCGACCCTTCGAAGATTTTGAGGGACCTCAACTGGTCGGCTAAGTACACGGACCTGGAGCAGAGTTTGAGCGTTGCTTGGGGATGGCAGAAGGCGCATCACAACGGCTACGATAATTGA